GGGACCGCCGGTCCTCGACGCTGAGGCCGGCGGTCCCGAACCCGTCAGTCGTGCTGGTGGGCGGCGTCGTCGGCGGCGGGCGCCGCGGCGGCGTCGGCGGCGGTGTGCTGGTGGTGGTCCATGCCGGGCGGCATGTTCCCGTTCTCGTCCAGGACGTGCAGCATCGTCGACATCCCGGCGTCGGAGTGGAACTGCATGTGGCAGTGCAGCATCCAGTGGCCCGGCCCGACCGAGTCGCCGGCGACCACGCTGACGCCGAAGGAGTCGCCCGGGCCGAGCGTCTTGTTGTCGATGATCGGCACGGAGTCGGCGAACGGCTGTCCGTTGCTCACCACCCCGGTGCGGGTGTCCGCCCAGGAGTGCCCGTGCAGGTGGAAGGTGTGCATGTCGTTGCCGACGCCGACCACGACGAACTCCACCCGCTCCCCCTTGCGGGCGACCAGGCAGGTCGGGCCGGGCTGCGGGTTCACCTCCGCGCAGGTGTCAGTCGCGGTGCCACGGCGCAGGTTGATGCTCTGCCGGTCACCGAAGACCACGGTGTAGGTGCGGTCCGGCTTCGGGTCGCCGGGGCGGCGGACCACCAGGCCGCCGAAGAGGCCGGCGGAGAGCCCCTGGGTGCCGTGCGGGCCACCCACCACATGGTCGTGGTACCACCAGTACCCGGCGGTGCCCTGCGCCCCGGTCCGGTTGTTCCGCGGCTGGGCGTACCAGGTGTAGGTGCGGGAGCCGCCCGACGGGACGTACGACCCGCTCTGCACCGTGCCGTCGGAGTCCTGGGTGTACTTGACCCCGTGCACGTGCAGGGAGACACCCAGCGGGTGGCTCGGGTCGGTCCGCAGCGCCGCCAGCGTCGCCTCGGGCACCTGGTTGTGCAGGGTGATGGCGAGGCACTCGCCCTCCATCATCTCCATCAGCGGGCCCGGGTAGGAGGCGGTCTCGGGGGTGAGGCCGTAGCCGAGCCGGACCTGGGTGCCGTCCTTCGGCAGCTCCACCGCGTACAGCTGGATGGTGCGGTCCGGCTTGGTGCAGCCGTCCGGACGTTCGGCGAACATCCCGGTGCGGGCGGCGGCGAAGCCGCCGGCGCCGACCAGGGTGAGCAGCACGACCGCCGCGACGACCAGGATCCGCCGGGCACCGGTGCGCGGGCGCTCCCGCCGGGTGTCCACCGGCCCGGGCTCGGCCGCCGGCCCGTCCTCGACCAGCCGCCAGGCGCTCACCGGGCACCCCGCAGCTCGACCATGCGCTGGTAGCTGCGCTCGGCGGCACCGAGGGATCCGGGCGGGTTGGGCTGGGCCCCGGGCGCGGAGTCCTGCTCCCAGAGGAACTCGAAGCGCCCCCGGCCGGTCAGCTCGCCGAAGAAGTCGGCGAACGGGATCACGCCCGCGCCGAACTCCACGTCGGCGTAGGAGTTGCCCTGCTGCGGGTCGGGCAGCGGGACGCCGTCCTTGACGTGGAAGAGCGGGTAGCGGTGCGGGTGGGCGTTGACGTACTCGACCGGGCGGAAGCCCGGGTACTTCCGCGCCCCGCCGTACGCCCACAGGATGTCCATCTCGAGGAAGACGTACCGGGGATCGGTGAGCTCCAGGAAGAGGTCGTACAGCCGCACGTCGGGACGGTCCGTCGCGAAGGCGAACTCGACGGTGTGGTTGTGCTGGTAGAGCTTGAGGCCCCGGGCGGTGGCCGCTTCGCCCCAGGCGTTGAACTCGGCGGCGGCCGCCTGGTAGCCGGCGATGGTCCGGTTGCCGGTGGGCGCCTCCGCGGTGCCGATCGCCGGCATGCCGAGGATCTCCGCGACGTCGAGCTCCCACGCCAGGTTGGTGCGGAAGTCGCGCAGCCCCCGGTGGCTGCCGGCCGCCTTCAGCCCGTTGTCATCGAGCAGTTGGCGGATCTGCTCCGGGGTGATGGCGCCGACCGAACCCTGGGTGTAGCCAGCGAACTCCACCTCCCGGTAGCCGATCCGGGACAGCTCCTCGAAGACGGCGGCGAAGCCGACCTGGGCGATCTTGTCGCGGACGCTGTAGAGCTGGATGCCCACATGTCCCTGCGGGATGAGCTTGCCCTGACCCCCCTGCTCAGCCCCGGCCGGCAGCGCGCCGGCCAGGCTGGCCGCGCTGACCGCCACCGTGGAGCCGGCGAGGCCCCTCAGCAGGGTCCGGCGGTCGATCCTGTTCCTTGCCATGGTGTCCTTCCCTTCCAGTCAGCAGCAGGTGTTCGAGCCGCCGGAACAGCAGGCGGTCAGCGGGGCGATCCGCACGTTCCGGAAGCTGATGACGTCACCGGTCCCGTGGTTCTGCAGGCCGACGTAGCCGGTCGCGCTCTGCCGCCCGGCGCCGCCCGGGTCGTCCGCCCGGGGCGGGCTGAAGACGGCGTCGGGCTTGTTGACGTACTCGTTGATCAGCTTTCCGTTGCGGAAGATCGAGTAGTGCTGGCCGACCACGCGGATCTCGTAGTCGTTCCAGGTGCCCTTCGGGGTCACGCCGGCGCCGGCCAGGTCGACCCGGTCGAAGCCGTACACCGAGCCGCTCTTGTACTGGTCGCCGTCGCTCCGGTCGAGGATCTGGAGTTCGTGGCCGTACTTGATGGCGACCCACTCGGGGCGGGACTCCGTCGGGTGCTGGCGGACGTCCGGGAAGCGGACGAAGACCCCGCTGTTGGCCCGGCCGTCGCCGGGGGCGTCGTCGCGCCACTGCAGCTTGAGGGAGAAGTCACCGTACGCGGCGACCGGGTACCAGAGCATGCCCAGCCCCGGCACGGCCTTGCTGGTGATCGACCCGTCGGCGTTGCGGGCGAACCCGCCGGCGCCGACCTGCTGCCAGCGGCCGAACGAGGCGGCCGTGGCGTCGAGGATCGGCTGGTAGCCGTCCTTGCCCGCCGGCTTGCCGACGCCGGAGCGGCCGGCGGCGCTGACCAGCTTGCCGTGCTCGGAGTGGGTGACGATGCCCAGGTGGTGCAGGTGCTCGGCGATCGCGCTCACGTACGAGACGAACTCCCCGTGATTGGCCCAGTCCCGCTCCTCCTGGATGACGTCGTTGATCGTGCAGTCGCCCTGGACCACCCGGTTGGGCACGCCGCTGTCGACGGTGCCGAGCCAGACGGTGGGCCGGGTGTCCCGGACGCACTCGGGCTGCGGTCCGCTGGCGACCACCGTGAAGGCGACCGAGGCGGTGCCGGAGGTGTTGCCGGCCTTGTCGGTGGCCCGGTAGCTCACCGTGTGCTGCCCCGGCTGGTCGACGGTGACCGGGGCGGCGTAGCGGGCGTACGGCTGGCCGTCGAGGGAATACTCGACGCGGTCCACGCCCGACCCGCTGTCCGCCGCGGACAGGGTCACGGTCGCGCTGCCGACGTACGCGCCGTCGTCGTCGAGCTGCCCGGAGAGGGCGGCGGTGACGGTCGGCGGGGTGGTGTCCGGGGCGGGCGGGTCGACCACGGTGAACGACACCTGCTGCGGCGACGAGGTGTTGCCGGCCTTGTCGGTCGCCCGGTAGCTCACCGCGTGCTGGCCGACCTGGTTGACGGTGACCGGGGCGGTGTAGGCGGCGTAGGGCTGCCCGTCGAGGGAGTACTCCACCCGGTCCACGCCCGACCCGCTGTCCGACGCGGTCAGCGTGACGGTGGCGCCGCCGACGTAGGCGCCGTTGGCGTCCCGCTGGCCGGTGACCGCCGACGTCACGGTCGGCGGGGTGGTGTCGGCCGGAGTGGGCTCCACCACGGTGAACGACACCTGCTGCGGCGACGAGGTGTTGCCGGCCTTGTCGGTGGCCCGGTAGCTCACCGTGTGCTGCCCCGGCTGGGTCACCGTGACCGGCGCGGCGTAGCCGGTGTAGGCGCCGCCGTCGAGGGCGTACTCGACCCGGTCCACACCGGACTGGGTGTCGCTGGCCGACAGGGTGACCGTCGCGCTGCCCACGTACGCGCCGTTGGTGTCCCGCTGGCCGGTCACCGAGGCGGTGACCGTGGGCGGGGTGGTGTCGGCCGGGGTCGGCTCCACCACGGTGAACGACACCTGCTGCGGCGAGGACGTGTTGCCGGCCTTGTCGGTGGCCCGGTAGCTCACCGTGTGCTGGCCCGGCTGGTTCACCGCGACCGGGGTGGCGTAGGCGGCGTAGGGCTGCCCGTCGAGGGAGTACTCCACCCGGTCCACACCCGACCCGCTGTCCGACGCGGTCAGGGTGACCGCCGCGCTGCCGACGTAGGCGCCGTTGGCGTCCTTCTGGCCGGTCACCGCCGCGGTCACGGTCGGCGGGGTGGTGTCGGCCGGCGGCGGTTCGACCACCGTGAACGACACCTGCTGCGGCGACGAGGTGTTGCCCGCCTTGTCGGTGGCCCGGTAGCTCACCGTGTGCTGACCCGGCTGGTTCACCGTCACCGGCGCGGCGTAGCCGGCGTAGGCACCGCCGTCGAGCGAGTACTCGACCCGGTCCACACCCGACTCGCTGTCGGCGGCGGTGAGGGTGACGGTCGCGCTGCCCACGTACGCGCCGTTGGTGTCGCGCTGGCCGCTGACCGCGGCGGTCACCGTCGGCGGGGTGGTGTCGGTGGGCGGCGGTTCGACCACCGTGAACGACACCTGCTGCGGCGACGAGGTGTTCCCAGCCTTGTCGGTGGCCCGGTAGCTCACCGTGTGCTGACCCGGCTGGTTCACCGTCACCGGCGCCGAGTAGGTGCCGTAGGCGCCGCCGTCCAGGGCGTACTCGACCCGGTCGACGCCGGAGCCGCTGTCCGTGGCGGTCAGCGTGACGGTGGCGCTGCCGACGTACGCGCCGTTCGCGTCCTTCTCGCCGGTCACCGCGGCGGTGACGGTCGGGGCCGTGGTGTCCGAGCCACCGCCGCTGACCACCAGCAGGCCGGTCATGCCGCCGTGGCCGGGGATGGAGCAGAAGTAGCGGTAGGTGCCCGGGGAGAGCACCACGTCCATGGTCCAGCGGCCCCCGTTGGCGTCCGTCGGATCGGCGAGGACGTTGACGTCGACGTCGCTGTTGTACCGCGGGTCGCCGGTCTCGAAGGTCAGGGTGTGCTGCATCCCCGTGGTGTTGCCGGTGGCCGCGCTGTTCTCGAAGACCAGGGTGGCCGGACCGGCGACGGCGGTGGTGGGTGCGGACCGGTAGGCGAGGAAGTTGTCGCCCGCCGTCCAGGTGAGCACCTGGGCCTGTAGCGGCGTCGTGGCGGCAGCCGGGGCCGACCGTTCCGGGTCGGTCGGCCGCGCGTTCGCCGGGGACGAGGGGAGGCCGGTGGTCAGCAGCAGCGCCAGCGTGGCGAGGGCGGCCACCGATCTCCGGAGCCGGCGCACCGGGCGCCGGTCCCGCGGTGGATGTGAGTTCATGGGTTCCTCTTTCACGGTCCGGGAAGCAGCGGGCGGAACGTGCGTGCGTGTCGTCGGTGCGGTTCGGAGCTGGCGTGCCGGCGTCGAGCCCCGTCGGCCCCTCCCAGGCCGCGCGGGATCCCCGGCCGTGGCCGGCCGGCCACGGTCGTTCTGCGGGTATGACGGAGCGCACCGCGCCGACGGCGGGGACCGTCGCGCACAGTGGTGCTCGCTTCAGGAGCTGGTGGGGTTGGTCGGGTACGGGCAACGGTCGACCCGTGGCGCGTGCCGCGCCGGATCGCCGTGGGTGGCGTTGACCCGGGGTTGGCCCTCGTTGGCCGGTCGTGGCCGCCGGACGTGTTGCGCCGCCTGGGGCCACAGTCGAGAGCTACCGTGCCGGTAGTTCATCTCGACGAAACATATCGATGATCCCGACACTACTGACTTCCTCTCAGCGTGTCCATAGCTTTCGTCAGTTCCGTGACTACTTTTCTACGACCCAAACGAAAGTAGTTGGCGGATTCCTACGGCCTCGCCGTAGGCCGGCCGACCGGCGGCCGGGCGCCGATCAGGCGGGGTGGCGAGCACCGCGTCGACGGCGGCGACGAACCCGCCGAGGTCGGCGGCGAAGGGCCGGCCGCTCGCCGTCGTCCGCGGCGGTCCGGCCGTCGATCCACCGGTTGACCGCCCAGCGCCACGGGCAACCCTCGCCCGGTTCACCCACCGCGACCAGGATGAGGCATTCATCGATCCTTTGGCATCGATTGGCAGGAGAGCGGGCGGCTTGTTACGACATCCACCGAACGGCGGCTCGGCCGCCCGGTACGGGTGATCATCACGGTCCGTTCGGCACCGGCTCGCGGCCCGGAAGGGGTATGCCGACCCGGATCTTCGACCGAGGGCGAAGACACGCCATTTGCACGGAGCGGCAAGAGCCGCAAATCAACCAGACGACCGTCCAATGAGAATCGCGTTAGCCCTGATCAGGGGCTATAGAAGATCATGGCTTCCTAGATCCGCGCGGTCGGCGCGATGACCGGGAGGTGTCGGTTGCCCGGGTCACCCATTGATCCCGGCCGAAGGCCGTGTGATTGTGCAGCAACGAGTCGCCGACCCCCGGCGACCCGGACGGTCGATCTGTCGAACCGGGGCCACGCCGGCAGTCCCCGGAGACCGACCGCCTCCCGCCTCGCTACACCGCGCCGCACGCCCCCACCGGGCTCCGTGCTGCGCGCCTAGGAACAGGAGCACACCCCCTTGAAGCTCTCACCCCGCCTCGCCGCGCTCTCCGGCGCGGCCGCGGCCGGCCTGATCGCCGCCGGCACCGCCGCGGCCGTGCAGGCCGCGCCGCCCAGTCCCGGTCCCGACGCCGCCCAGGCCCGCGCCAACGCCGCCAGGTCGGCCAGCGCCCTGGTCGCCACCCGCCCCGCCTACCTGCACACCAGCGCCGACGAGGCGTTCGTGCAGAAGCAGGTCATCTCGTCCGAGGGCACCCAGTACGTCGCCTACGACCGCACCTACAGGGGGCTGCCGGTCACCGGCGGCGACTTCGTGCTGGCCACCGACGGGGCCGGCAACCTGAAGTACGCCTCCGTCGCGCAGCAGCAGGCCATCGGCAACCTCGCCACCACGCCGACGCTGACCTCCGCCGCCGCCGAACAGACCGCCCGCGCCCAGCTCAAGACCGTCAGCACCGTCGAGGGCACCAACCTGGTGGTCTACACCCTCGGCGCCAAGCCGGCGCTGGCCTGGGAGACCACCGTCCGCGGCACCGCCGCCGACGGCCCGAGCCGGCTCACCGTCGACGTGGACGCCGTCAGCGGCAAGGTCCTGCGGACGCAGGAACACGTCATGCGCGGCAGCGGCACCGGTGCCTGGAACGGTCCGGTCACCCTGACCACCACGCTGTCGGGCAGCACGTACTCCATGAAGGACCCGAGCCACACCACCCTGGTCTGCCAGGACGCGGCCACCAACACCACGTTCAGCGGCTCGGACGACGTCTGGGGCAACGGCACCGCCACCAACAAGGAGACCGGCTGCGTCGACGCGTTCTTCGGCGCGCAGACCGAGGGCAAGATGCTCTCGGCCTGGCTCGGCCGCAACGGCGCCGACGGCAACGGCGGCTACTGGCCGATCCGGGTCGGTCTGAACGACCAGAACGCCTACTACGACGGCACCCAGGTCCAGATCGGCAAGAACACCGCCGGCGGCTGGATCGGCTCGATGGACGTGGTCGCGCACGAGATCGGCCACGGCATCGACGACCACACCCCGGGCGGCATCTCCGGCAGCGGCACCCAGGAATTCGTCGCCGACACCTTCGGCGCGGCCACCGAGTGGTACGCCAACGAGCCGTCCACCTACGACGCCCCCGACTTCCTGGTCGGCGAGAAGGTCAACCTGGTGGGCAGCGGCCCGATCCGCAACATGTACAACCCGTCGGCGCTGGGCGACCCGAACTGCTACTCCAGCAGCATCCCGAGCACCGAGGTGCACGCCGCGGCCGGCCCCGGCAACCACTGGTTCTACCTGCTGGCCATGGGCAGCAACCCGACCAACGGCCAGCCGACCAGCCCGACCTGCAACGGCAGCACCGTGACCGGCCTCGGCATCCAGAAGGCCATCAAGATCATGTACAACGCGATGCTGCTGAAGACGACCTCGTCGTCGTACCTGAAGTACCGCACCTGGACGCTGCAGGCCGCGAAGAACCTCTACGGCAGCACCGGCTGCACCGAGTTCAACACCGTCAAGGCCGCCTGGGACGCGGTCAGCGTGCCGGCCCAGTCCGGTGACCCGACCTGCTCCGGCAGCACCACCCCGCCGCCGACCGGTTCCTGCTCCGGCCAGAAGCTGGCCAACCCGGGCTTCGAGTCGGGCAACGTGAGCTGGAGCGCCACCTCCGGCGTCATCACCACCGACAGCGGCCAGGCCGCGCACGGCGGCTCGTGGAAGGCGTGGCTGGACGGCTACGGCACCACCCACACCGACACCCTGTCCCAGTCGGTGGCGATCCCGTCCGGCTGCCGGGCGACGTTGACGTTCTGGCTCCACATCGACACCGCGGAGTCGACCACCACCACCGCCTACGACAAGCTGACCGTCAAGGCGGGCAGCACCACCCTGGCCACCTACTCCAACCTCAACCGGAACACCGGCTACGTGCAGAAGTCCTTCGACATCTCGTCGCTGGCCGGCACCACCGTGAGCATCTCGTTCAGCGGCGTGGAGGACAGCTCCCTGCAGACCTCCTTCGTCGTCGACGACACGGCGGTCACCCTGTCCTGAGCAACACCGGAGCGGCCGGTCGTCGTCCTCCCGACGACCGGCCGCTCCGTCGTGTCAGGCCCCGCGCGTGTCAGGCCCCGCGCGAGGGCACCGCGGTCACGCCGGGCGATCCGCCCGAGCGGCCGGCTCCCCGTTCCGGTTGAGCCGGGCGACCACGCTCTCCATCGCTCGGCCGAACGTCTCCTTCTGCCGCACCGACTGCTCCGGCAGGCCGCCGAGCCGCGCGGCGAGCGCATCGACGTCGGCCCGCGCCGAGGCGGTGACCCGCGCGTCGAGTTCGGCGAGCGCGACATTGGCTGCCGCCACCACGTGCTCGCAGACGGTCTCCCAGCCGGCCCCGGCCAACGCCGGGTCGACGCTGACGGACTCGAGCCGGCCACCCTGGACGGCCACCACCCGGACCAGGCCGTCGGCCGCGGCGCCCTCGGCGCGGAGCAGCTCGCCCGGGTCGCCGTCGGCGTGCCCACCGTCCCGCG
This sequence is a window from Micromonospora sp. NBRC 110009. Protein-coding genes within it:
- a CDS encoding OmpL47-type beta-barrel domain-containing protein — encoded protein: MNSHPPRDRRPVRRLRRSVAALATLALLLTTGLPSSPANARPTDPERSAPAAATTPLQAQVLTWTAGDNFLAYRSAPTTAVAGPATLVFENSAATGNTTGMQHTLTFETGDPRYNSDVDVNVLADPTDANGGRWTMDVVLSPGTYRYFCSIPGHGGMTGLLVVSGGGSDTTAPTVTAAVTGEKDANGAYVGSATVTLTATDSGSGVDRVEYALDGGAYGTYSAPVTVNQPGQHTVSYRATDKAGNTSSPQQVSFTVVEPPPTDTTPPTVTAAVSGQRDTNGAYVGSATVTLTAADSESGVDRVEYSLDGGAYAGYAAPVTVNQPGQHTVSYRATDKAGNTSSPQQVSFTVVEPPPADTTPPTVTAAVTGQKDANGAYVGSAAVTLTASDSGSGVDRVEYSLDGQPYAAYATPVAVNQPGQHTVSYRATDKAGNTSSPQQVSFTVVEPTPADTTPPTVTASVTGQRDTNGAYVGSATVTLSASDTQSGVDRVEYALDGGAYTGYAAPVTVTQPGQHTVSYRATDKAGNTSSPQQVSFTVVEPTPADTTPPTVTSAVTGQRDANGAYVGGATVTLTASDSGSGVDRVEYSLDGQPYAAYTAPVTVNQVGQHAVSYRATDKAGNTSSPQQVSFTVVDPPAPDTTPPTVTAALSGQLDDDGAYVGSATVTLSAADSGSGVDRVEYSLDGQPYARYAAPVTVDQPGQHTVSYRATDKAGNTSGTASVAFTVVASGPQPECVRDTRPTVWLGTVDSGVPNRVVQGDCTINDVIQEERDWANHGEFVSYVSAIAEHLHHLGIVTHSEHGKLVSAAGRSGVGKPAGKDGYQPILDATAASFGRWQQVGAGGFARNADGSITSKAVPGLGMLWYPVAAYGDFSLKLQWRDDAPGDGRANSGVFVRFPDVRQHPTESRPEWVAIKYGHELQILDRSDGDQYKSGSVYGFDRVDLAGAGVTPKGTWNDYEIRVVGQHYSIFRNGKLINEYVNKPDAVFSPPRADDPGGAGRQSATGYVGLQNHGTGDVISFRNVRIAPLTACCSGGSNTCC
- a CDS encoding sugar phosphate isomerase/epimerase family protein — translated: MARNRIDRRTLLRGLAGSTVAVSAASLAGALPAGAEQGGQGKLIPQGHVGIQLYSVRDKIAQVGFAAVFEELSRIGYREVEFAGYTQGSVGAITPEQIRQLLDDNGLKAAGSHRGLRDFRTNLAWELDVAEILGMPAIGTAEAPTGNRTIAGYQAAAAEFNAWGEAATARGLKLYQHNHTVEFAFATDRPDVRLYDLFLELTDPRYVFLEMDILWAYGGARKYPGFRPVEYVNAHPHRYPLFHVKDGVPLPDPQQGNSYADVEFGAGVIPFADFFGELTGRGRFEFLWEQDSAPGAQPNPPGSLGAAERSYQRMVELRGAR
- a CDS encoding YbaB/EbfC family nucleoid-associated protein, which codes for MTIDPFSAAASLDELLTQTEQALSFMRSRDGGHADGDPGELLRAEGAAADGLVRVVAVQGGRLESVSVDPALAGAGWETVCEHVVAAANVALAELDARVTASARADVDALAARLGGLPEQSVRQKETFGRAMESVVARLNRNGEPAARADRPA
- a CDS encoding multicopper oxidase domain-containing protein, which encodes MSAWRLVEDGPAAEPGPVDTRRERPRTGARRILVVAAVVLLTLVGAGGFAAARTGMFAERPDGCTKPDRTIQLYAVELPKDGTQVRLGYGLTPETASYPGPLMEMMEGECLAITLHNQVPEATLAALRTDPSHPLGVSLHVHGVKYTQDSDGTVQSGSYVPSGGSRTYTWYAQPRNNRTGAQGTAGYWWYHDHVVGGPHGTQGLSAGLFGGLVVRRPGDPKPDRTYTVVFGDRQSINLRRGTATDTCAEVNPQPGPTCLVARKGERVEFVVVGVGNDMHTFHLHGHSWADTRTGVVSNGQPFADSVPIIDNKTLGPGDSFGVSVVAGDSVGPGHWMLHCHMQFHSDAGMSTMLHVLDENGNMPPGMDHHQHTAADAAAAPAADDAAHQHD
- a CDS encoding M4 family metallopeptidase, whose product is MKLSPRLAALSGAAAAGLIAAGTAAAVQAAPPSPGPDAAQARANAARSASALVATRPAYLHTSADEAFVQKQVISSEGTQYVAYDRTYRGLPVTGGDFVLATDGAGNLKYASVAQQQAIGNLATTPTLTSAAAEQTARAQLKTVSTVEGTNLVVYTLGAKPALAWETTVRGTAADGPSRLTVDVDAVSGKVLRTQEHVMRGSGTGAWNGPVTLTTTLSGSTYSMKDPSHTTLVCQDAATNTTFSGSDDVWGNGTATNKETGCVDAFFGAQTEGKMLSAWLGRNGADGNGGYWPIRVGLNDQNAYYDGTQVQIGKNTAGGWIGSMDVVAHEIGHGIDDHTPGGISGSGTQEFVADTFGAATEWYANEPSTYDAPDFLVGEKVNLVGSGPIRNMYNPSALGDPNCYSSSIPSTEVHAAAGPGNHWFYLLAMGSNPTNGQPTSPTCNGSTVTGLGIQKAIKIMYNAMLLKTTSSSYLKYRTWTLQAAKNLYGSTGCTEFNTVKAAWDAVSVPAQSGDPTCSGSTTPPPTGSCSGQKLANPGFESGNVSWSATSGVITTDSGQAAHGGSWKAWLDGYGTTHTDTLSQSVAIPSGCRATLTFWLHIDTAESTTTTAYDKLTVKAGSTTLATYSNLNRNTGYVQKSFDISSLAGTTVSISFSGVEDSSLQTSFVVDDTAVTLS